Proteins encoded together in one Bacteroides ovatus window:
- the cdd gene encoding cytidine deaminase — protein MRDLTITAIIKVYQYDELNEADRALMQTAMEATARSYSPYSHFSVGAAALLGNGTVVTGTNQENAAYPSGLCAERTTLFYANSQYPDQPVVTLAIAARTEKDFIDQPIPPCGACRQVILETEKRYKQPIRILLYGKECIYEVKSIGDLLPLSFDASAMED, from the coding sequence ATGAGAGACCTCACAATTACCGCTATTATTAAAGTATATCAATATGATGAGTTGAATGAGGCCGATCGGGCACTTATGCAGACTGCCATGGAGGCAACAGCTCGTAGTTATTCTCCGTACTCCCATTTCTCCGTAGGTGCCGCTGCGCTATTGGGCAACGGGACAGTAGTGACAGGAACCAATCAGGAAAATGCGGCCTATCCGTCGGGGCTTTGTGCAGAACGTACTACCCTATTCTATGCCAACTCCCAATATCCCGACCAACCGGTTGTCACTCTTGCCATCGCGGCACGAACGGAAAAAGATTTCATCGACCAACCGATTCCTCCCTGCGGCGCTTGCCGGCAAGTGATTCTGGAAACGGAAAAGCGTTACAAACAACCCATCCGCATCCTATTATATGGCAAAGAATGTATCTACGAAGTAAAAAGTATAGGCGATCTACTGCCATTATCATTTGACGCATCAGCAATGGAGGATTAA
- a CDS encoding DUF417 family protein: MKEKLIALLTFTSSLKSFGMKFIRVAILVVFVWIGGLKYFHYEADGIVPFVANSPFMSFFYAKGAPEYKEHKNAEGAFVPENRAWHEANRTYTFSYGLGALIMSIGILVFLGIFFPKVGLAGDTLAIIMTLGTLSFLVTTPEVWVPDLGSGEFGFPLLSGAGRLVIKDIVILASAVVLLSDSSQRVLKTLKKD, from the coding sequence ATGAAAGAGAAATTGATCGCTTTACTGACCTTCACTTCAAGTCTGAAAAGTTTTGGTATGAAATTTATCCGCGTTGCCATCCTGGTAGTATTTGTATGGATAGGCGGATTGAAGTATTTCCATTATGAAGCCGACGGGATTGTTCCGTTTGTTGCCAACAGTCCTTTTATGAGTTTCTTCTATGCTAAAGGTGCACCCGAATACAAAGAACATAAAAATGCGGAAGGTGCTTTTGTCCCGGAAAATCGTGCATGGCACGAAGCAAACCGCACTTATACTTTCTCTTACGGACTGGGAGCTCTTATTATGAGCATCGGCATACTGGTATTTCTGGGAATCTTTTTCCCAAAAGTGGGATTGGCAGGCGACACCCTCGCCATTATCATGACGCTCGGCACACTTTCTTTTCTTGTCACCACCCCGGAAGTCTGGGTTCCCGACTTGGGAAGCGGAGAATTCGGTTTCCCATTACTATCCGGTGCAGGGCGGTTGGTGATTAAAGACATTGTGATCCTGGCCAGTGCCGTAGTGTTATTATCCGACTCGTCACAACGCGTACTCAAAACACTTAAAAAAGACTAA
- a CDS encoding ABC transporter permease: MMKQLLKQIYNERRSNAFLWIELLLVFVVLWYIIDLVYVTLHIYYQPMGFNIENTYVLRMNRLTDKSTDFNPELTVKDDMTALREIAGRLSRHPEVESVCISQNSIPYNEGCSGASFRFPDNDTVWISTMDRWTTPEYYKVFRFRNIDGSGHESLVKALEKNTIIVPVDVADYYPDATFHGKDLLGKEVRMSDTNFRIAALTEPVRYDRYNIAGKPFTGTYIGTYLSDEQMETVENVAYLELSLRVREGVDDGFVERLMNDADRIYQVGNIYILDVTPLSKVRTASEIDNDNELRTQFCILFFLLLNIFLGVIGTFWFRTQQRRGEVALRMAMGANRKNIFYRLITEGLLLLSMSALPAVLIAFNIGYTELVDISQMAFTVPRFLIAILLTYLLMAIMIILGVLYPALQSMKVQPAEALRDE; the protein is encoded by the coding sequence ATGATGAAACAGTTATTGAAACAAATATATAATGAGCGCCGGAGCAATGCTTTTCTATGGATTGAGCTATTGTTGGTGTTTGTCGTATTGTGGTATATCATTGATTTGGTTTATGTCACTTTGCATATCTATTATCAGCCAATGGGCTTTAATATAGAAAATACGTATGTATTACGTATGAACCGTCTTACCGATAAATCTACCGATTTCAATCCGGAGCTGACTGTTAAAGATGATATGACTGCTTTAAGGGAAATAGCCGGACGTTTGTCCCGTCATCCGGAAGTTGAATCTGTCTGTATCTCTCAAAACAGTATTCCATACAATGAAGGGTGCAGTGGAGCGAGTTTCCGTTTTCCGGATAACGACACGGTTTGGATAAGTACGATGGATCGTTGGACGACTCCTGAATATTATAAGGTGTTTCGTTTCCGGAATATCGATGGTTCCGGTCATGAAAGTCTGGTGAAAGCTTTGGAGAAAAATACAATAATCGTTCCTGTCGATGTTGCAGACTATTATCCGGATGCTACTTTCCACGGAAAAGACCTTTTGGGTAAAGAAGTTCGCATGAGTGATACCAACTTTCGTATTGCAGCTTTAACAGAGCCCGTTCGCTACGATCGTTATAACATTGCCGGAAAACCTTTTACCGGAACCTATATCGGCACTTACCTTTCTGACGAACAAATGGAAACAGTCGAAAACGTAGCCTATCTCGAATTAAGTCTGCGTGTCCGCGAAGGTGTAGACGATGGCTTTGTGGAACGTCTTATGAATGATGCCGACCGTATCTATCAGGTAGGGAATATTTATATACTTGATGTCACTCCATTAAGCAAAGTCCGGACAGCCAGTGAGATAGACAATGATAATGAATTACGTACCCAGTTCTGTATTCTCTTTTTCCTGTTGTTGAATATCTTTCTGGGAGTGATCGGCACTTTCTGGTTCCGTACCCAGCAACGCCGGGGAGAAGTTGCTTTACGCATGGCAATGGGAGCTAACCGGAAAAACATATTCTATCGTTTGATTACGGAAGGTTTGTTACTGTTAAGCATGTCGGCTCTTCCTGCCGTATTGATTGCATTCAATATTGGATATACTGAACTAGTGGATATATCACAAATGGCATTTACAGTACCCCGTTTCCTGATAGCCATTTTACTGACATATCTCTTGATGGCGATAATGATTATTCTTGGCGTGTTGTATCCGGCTCTGCAATCAATGAAAGTGCAACCGGCCGAAGCACTAAGAGACGAGTAA
- a CDS encoding ABC transporter permease: protein MIKLYFKQAFHLLGENKLLSSISIIGTALAIAMIMVIVITLRATIAPFAPETHRDRMLIFRFAGLQSKSNVNWQSNGPIGYNTAKACFKAMTIPEVVSITNIWQETMLAAKPAGEMESCSVLQTDDAFWKIFEFEFLSGKPYDNADFDAGAAKAVISEDMARRLFGTSEVVGKTFLLNHSAYIVCGVVRPVSKLAKYAYAQVWIPLSSTSAFTATWGDDNIMGMTAVYILAKSRDDFPAIRQEADRLRAIFMAGHPNFDLLYRGQPDTYFVAAQRYSANNPPAVKEAVRQYILTLLVLLIVPAVNLSGLTLSRMRKRISEIGVRKAFGAPRRELMMQVLSENMLYSLFGGILGLVLSYVAAFLLGGMLFSVDFVSNGVEDLRTMCVDLLFDPTVFLLAFLACFLLNLLSAAIPAWRVTRTNIVDAINER from the coding sequence ATGATAAAACTCTATTTTAAACAAGCATTCCATCTGTTGGGAGAAAATAAACTGCTTTCTTCTATTTCCATTATTGGTACAGCTTTGGCTATTGCTATGATAATGGTAATTGTGATTACTTTACGTGCGACTATTGCTCCCTTTGCACCGGAAACCCATCGTGACCGGATGCTTATTTTCCGGTTTGCCGGACTTCAAAGTAAGTCCAACGTGAATTGGCAAAGCAATGGCCCTATCGGATACAATACGGCAAAGGCTTGTTTCAAAGCAATGACAATTCCCGAAGTTGTTTCCATAACCAATATCTGGCAGGAAACAATGCTGGCTGCTAAACCGGCAGGTGAGATGGAAAGTTGTAGTGTGTTGCAAACAGACGATGCTTTCTGGAAAATATTTGAATTTGAGTTTCTATCTGGTAAACCGTATGATAATGCCGATTTTGATGCCGGAGCAGCAAAAGCTGTGATTTCCGAAGATATGGCTCGCCGTTTGTTCGGAACATCAGAAGTGGTTGGAAAAACATTCCTTCTGAATCATTCGGCTTATATTGTTTGCGGAGTGGTACGTCCGGTCTCTAAACTGGCGAAATACGCCTATGCGCAAGTTTGGATTCCTTTGAGTTCAACAAGTGCCTTCACAGCCACTTGGGGCGATGACAATATCATGGGTATGACTGCCGTCTATATACTGGCTAAATCGAGAGACGATTTTCCGGCTATTCGTCAGGAGGCAGACCGCTTGCGGGCTATCTTTATGGCAGGGCATCCCAATTTCGATTTACTCTATCGCGGACAGCCTGATACTTATTTCGTAGCCGCGCAACGCTATTCCGCCAACAATCCTCCTGCTGTGAAAGAAGCAGTACGGCAATACATACTGACATTACTTGTCTTATTGATTGTTCCTGCCGTCAACTTATCCGGACTTACTTTGTCACGCATGCGTAAGCGTATCTCCGAAATAGGAGTGCGAAAAGCCTTTGGTGCCCCCAGACGGGAGCTTATGATGCAGGTACTATCCGAAAATATGCTTTATTCCCTGTTCGGAGGAATTCTCGGACTGGTATTAAGTTATGTCGCCGCTTTCCTTTTGGGAGGAATGCTTTTCTCCGTAGACTTTGTATCCAATGGGGTGGAAGATTTGCGGACCATGTGTGTCGACTTACTGTTCGATCCTACCGTATTCCTGCTGGCATTTCTGGCTTGCTTCCTACTCAATTTATTAAGTGCCGCCATTCCGGCATGGAGAGTAACTCGCACCAATATTGTGGATGCCATCAACGAAAGATAA
- a CDS encoding ABC transporter ATP-binding protein produces MITLNSLSKIYRTDEIETVALENVNLTVERGEFLSIMGPSGCGKSTLLNIMGLLDAPTMGMVEINGIRTEGMKDKELAVFRNKTLGFVFQSFHLINSLNVMDNVELPLLYRRMAGSERKRLAQEVLEKVGLSHRMRHFPTQLSGGQCQRVAIARAIIGNPEIILADEPTGNLDSKMGAEVMELLHRLNKEDGRTIVMVTHNEEQAKQTSRTIRFFDGRQVQ; encoded by the coding sequence ATGATAACATTGAACTCTCTTTCTAAGATTTATCGTACGGACGAGATTGAGACGGTAGCATTGGAGAATGTAAATCTGACGGTAGAACGTGGAGAATTTCTAAGTATAATGGGACCTTCCGGATGCGGAAAATCCACCCTGCTGAACATAATGGGATTGCTTGATGCACCTACAATGGGAATGGTGGAAATCAACGGAATACGTACCGAAGGAATGAAAGACAAGGAACTGGCGGTTTTTCGTAATAAAACGCTCGGTTTTGTATTTCAGTCTTTTCATTTGATTAATTCGTTGAATGTGATGGATAATGTAGAACTCCCCTTGCTTTATCGACGTATGGCTGGTAGTGAACGAAAACGGTTGGCACAAGAGGTATTGGAAAAAGTAGGATTAAGCCATCGTATGAGACATTTTCCTACACAACTTTCCGGTGGGCAGTGCCAACGTGTAGCTATTGCCCGTGCGATTATTGGTAATCCCGAAATAATCCTTGCCGATGAGCCGACAGGTAACTTGGATTCAAAGATGGGAGCTGAAGTAATGGAACTGCTTCATCGGTTGAATAAGGAAGACGGACGTACTATCGTGATGGTTACCCATAATGAAGAACAGGCGAAGCAGACTTCGCGCACTATTCGTTTCTTCGATGGACGCCAGGTACAATAG
- a CDS encoding AraC family transcriptional regulator, whose translation MLQQYHTKLKGTLALTDSYLTEKALQKEKGLYKFIWVRSGSITVEIDHQEMMLTKDEVISLTHLQHLEFKSIDGEYLTLLFNSNFYCIYGNDHEVSCSGFLFNGSSHLIRFTLNEKERKELDTITEALENEFTVSDSLQEEMLRILLKRFIIQCTRIARHRMNITREKESGFEIVRQYYNLVDEHYRTKKQVQDYADMLHKSPKTLSNIFSTCKLPSPLRVIHERVEAEAKRLLLYSNKSAKEIADILGFEDQASFSRFFKNMTGQSAVQFRNTQEGKN comes from the coding sequence ATGTTACAACAATATCACACGAAACTAAAAGGAACACTCGCACTTACAGACTCTTATCTGACAGAAAAAGCACTGCAAAAAGAAAAAGGGCTTTATAAATTTATATGGGTACGCAGCGGAAGCATTACAGTAGAAATCGATCATCAGGAAATGATGCTTACCAAGGATGAAGTGATTTCACTCACCCATCTGCAACACCTCGAATTTAAATCGATTGACGGCGAATACCTGACTTTGCTGTTCAACAGCAATTTCTATTGCATTTATGGCAATGACCATGAAGTGTCGTGCAGCGGTTTCCTGTTCAACGGTTCTTCTCACCTGATCCGTTTTACCCTGAATGAAAAAGAACGTAAAGAGCTCGACACCATTACCGAAGCACTGGAAAACGAGTTTACCGTTTCCGACAGCCTGCAGGAGGAGATGCTACGCATCCTGCTGAAACGCTTCATCATTCAATGTACCCGTATTGCACGTCATCGCATGAATATCACCCGTGAAAAAGAATCCGGTTTCGAGATTGTCCGCCAATACTATAACTTGGTTGACGAGCATTATCGGACAAAGAAGCAGGTACAGGACTATGCCGATATGCTACACAAATCTCCCAAGACACTATCGAACATCTTTTCAACCTGTAAACTGCCTTCGCCACTCCGGGTAATCCACGAACGGGTGGAAGCGGAAGCCAAACGCCTTTTGCTTTACAGCAACAAAAGTGCTAAAGAAATTGCCGATATTCTTGGATTTGAAGACCAGGCCTCTTTCAGCCGTTTCTTCAAAAATATGACCGGACAGAGTGCCGTACAATTCAGAAACACACAGGAAGGGAAAAATTGA
- a CDS encoding glucosaminidase domain-containing protein has protein sequence MENKLHRLIFLTVIFFFAVGVQAQKRNARYVEYINKYSDLAVEQMKLHKIPASITLAQGLLESGAGYSQLARKSNNHFGIKCGGSWRGRTVRHDDDARNECFRAYKHPRDSYEDHSDFLRRGARYAFLFKLDITDYKGWARGLKKAGYATDPSYANRLITIIEDYDLYKYDRKGVYSERKLKKNPWLMSPHQVYIANDIAYVVARNGDTFKDLGNEFDISWKKLVKYNDLQRDYTLMEGDIIYLKSKKKKASKPYTVYVVKDGDSMHGISQKYGIRLKNLYKMNRKDGEYVPEIGDRLRLR, from the coding sequence ATGGAGAATAAACTGCATAGACTTATCTTTTTAACCGTTATTTTTTTCTTTGCCGTAGGAGTGCAGGCACAGAAACGGAATGCCCGTTACGTCGAGTATATAAATAAGTATAGTGATTTGGCTGTTGAACAGATGAAGCTTCATAAGATTCCGGCGAGTATTACATTGGCGCAAGGATTGTTGGAAAGCGGTGCCGGATACAGCCAGTTGGCACGAAAGAGTAATAACCACTTTGGTATTAAATGTGGTGGCAGTTGGCGGGGACGTACGGTTCGTCATGATGATGATGCGCGCAACGAATGTTTCCGTGCTTATAAGCATCCGCGTGACTCTTACGAAGATCATTCCGACTTCCTTAGAAGAGGTGCCCGTTACGCTTTTCTTTTCAAACTGGATATCACCGATTATAAAGGATGGGCGCGTGGACTGAAAAAAGCAGGCTATGCTACCGATCCTTCTTATGCTAATCGTCTGATTACAATTATCGAAGATTATGACTTGTATAAATACGACCGTAAGGGGGTATATTCGGAACGGAAACTGAAAAAGAATCCTTGGTTGATGAGCCCGCATCAGGTGTATATCGCTAATGATATTGCTTATGTGGTAGCCCGCAACGGTGATACCTTTAAAGATTTAGGTAACGAATTTGATATTAGTTGGAAGAAACTTGTGAAGTACAACGACTTGCAGCGTGATTATACCTTGATGGAAGGAGATATCATCTATCTGAAGAGCAAGAAGAAAAAGGCTTCCAAACCTTATACTGTATATGTTGTGAAAGATGGAGATTCCATGCATGGCATCTCTCAAAAATATGGTATCCGCCTCAAAAATCTGTATAAGATGAATCGTAAGGATGGTGAGTATGTTCCGGAAATCGGAGATAGATTGCGTCTGCGGTAG
- a CDS encoding ABC transporter permease translates to MWKQYIKQALYQLKENRLISIVCMVGTALAICMIMVIVLTLQIRIKDCVPEVNRSRSLYVKAMTSRHKEQHNNAASSQMSVTTARECFKTLTIPEAVTITSVNNKMRASLPGGGRMSVDEMETDEAFWQVFCFEFLCGKPYTKADFESGLSKAVVSASVARHLFGTTDVVGRTIQLNKADYTITGVVKDVSKLATASYAQVWIPYTSTDLASFSWRENLMGPMRAVILARSSDDFPAIRAEVEKYRQVYNSKLKDMELIYRGQPDTQFAYLYRHWGTDLDMKHIVRRFILIIVILLLVPAINLSSMTLSRMRKRMTEIGVRKAFGATANELLRQVFWENLILTLLAGILGLILSYSATFLLNSFLFDNSENAGLAGETSLSTDMLFSPLTFLVAFCFCLLLNLLSAGIPAWRVSRMNIVDAINQR, encoded by the coding sequence ATGTGGAAGCAATACATAAAGCAAGCTCTTTACCAGTTGAAAGAGAACCGGCTTATTAGTATTGTCTGTATGGTAGGTACAGCTTTGGCTATTTGCATGATAATGGTGATCGTGCTGACATTGCAGATACGGATAAAAGACTGCGTGCCGGAAGTTAACCGTTCACGATCATTGTATGTCAAGGCAATGACGTCCCGGCATAAAGAGCAACACAATAATGCTGCCAGCAGCCAGATGTCCGTCACGACTGCCCGTGAATGCTTTAAGACGTTGACAATACCTGAAGCGGTTACCATTACTTCCGTTAATAATAAGATGCGTGCTTCTCTTCCCGGAGGAGGCAGGATGAGTGTAGATGAAATGGAAACGGATGAAGCGTTCTGGCAAGTCTTTTGCTTTGAATTCTTGTGTGGCAAACCATATACGAAAGCCGATTTTGAGAGTGGGCTGTCCAAGGCAGTGGTTTCTGCCAGTGTGGCACGCCACCTGTTCGGTACAACTGACGTGGTAGGGCGTACCATCCAATTAAATAAAGCGGATTATACCATTACAGGAGTAGTGAAAGACGTATCAAAGTTGGCGACAGCTTCTTATGCACAGGTCTGGATTCCCTATACATCAACTGATTTGGCTTCTTTCTCGTGGAGAGAAAATCTGATGGGACCTATGCGGGCGGTCATCCTTGCACGTTCGTCCGACGATTTTCCGGCTATTCGTGCTGAAGTCGAAAAATATCGTCAGGTCTACAATAGTAAGCTGAAGGATATGGAATTGATTTATCGTGGTCAGCCGGATACTCAATTTGCCTACCTTTACCGCCATTGGGGGACAGACTTGGATATGAAACACATTGTCAGGCGATTCATTCTTATCATTGTGATTCTCCTCTTGGTTCCAGCTATCAACCTAAGTAGTATGACTTTATCCCGCATGCGGAAGCGTATGACGGAAATCGGTGTCCGGAAAGCATTCGGTGCTACTGCCAACGAATTGTTGCGACAGGTATTCTGGGAGAATCTGATATTGACACTGCTTGCGGGAATACTGGGACTGATATTGAGCTATTCAGCTACTTTCCTGTTAAACTCATTCCTTTTTGATAACAGTGAGAATGCAGGTCTTGCCGGGGAAACTTCTCTTTCCACTGATATGCTGTTCAGTCCGTTGACGTTTCTCGTTGCATTCTGTTTCTGCCTGTTATTAAATCTATTGAGTGCCGGAATTCCGGCTTGGAGAGTGTCGAGAATGAACATTGTAGATGCAATAAACCAAAGATGA
- a CDS encoding NAD(P)/FAD-dependent oxidoreductase — MSLNIAKSNKKRVVIVGGGFGGLKLANKLKKSGFQVVLIDKNNYHQFPPLIYQVASAGMEPTSISFPFRKIFQHRKDFYFRMAEVRAIFPEKNMIQTSIGKAEYDYLVLAAGTTTNYFGNKHIEEEAMPMKNVSEAMGLRNALLANLERALTCSTKQEQQELLNIVIVGGGATGIEVAGILSEMKKFVLPNDYPDMPSSLMHIYLIEAGPRLLAGMSEESSAHAEQFLREMGVNILLNKRVVDYRDHKVVLEDGTEIATRTFIWVSGVTGVTIGNLDASLIGRGGRIKVDSFNRVEGMNNVFAIGDQCIQVADEDYPNGHPQLAQVAIQQGELLAKNLVRMEKGREMKPFHYRNLGSMATVGRNRAVAEFSKVKMQGWFAWVMWLVVHLRSILGVRNKVIVLLNWVWNYFTYDQSMRMIVYARKAKEIRDREKVEETTHWGKELVQEEKNPSITSSSK, encoded by the coding sequence ATGAGTCTAAACATTGCAAAAAGTAATAAGAAACGTGTCGTCATAGTAGGCGGTGGTTTCGGTGGCTTGAAACTGGCTAACAAGCTGAAAAAGTCAGGCTTTCAAGTCGTATTGATAGATAAAAACAACTATCATCAGTTTCCTCCTTTGATTTATCAGGTGGCTTCGGCTGGTATGGAGCCAACTTCCATATCCTTCCCCTTCCGTAAAATATTCCAGCATCGGAAAGATTTCTATTTCCGTATGGCGGAAGTACGTGCCATTTTCCCGGAAAAGAATATGATACAGACTTCCATCGGAAAAGCAGAATATGACTATCTGGTGTTAGCAGCAGGTACTACAACCAACTATTTCGGTAATAAACATATCGAAGAGGAAGCCATGCCGATGAAAAATGTGTCAGAAGCGATGGGATTGCGAAACGCTCTTCTGGCTAATCTGGAACGAGCGCTGACCTGTTCAACGAAGCAGGAACAACAAGAGTTATTGAATATTGTAATTGTGGGAGGTGGAGCTACCGGGATAGAAGTAGCCGGAATACTTTCCGAGATGAAGAAATTTGTCTTGCCGAATGATTATCCTGATATGCCCAGCAGTCTGATGCACATCTATTTGATTGAAGCCGGGCCGCGATTGCTTGCCGGAATGTCGGAAGAATCATCTGCACATGCTGAACAGTTTCTCCGTGAAATGGGAGTAAATATCCTGTTGAATAAACGTGTTGTGGATTATCGTGACCATAAAGTAGTACTTGAAGATGGTACAGAGATTGCCACGCGTACTTTTATTTGGGTGAGTGGTGTCACCGGTGTGACTATCGGAAATCTGGATGCCTCTCTGATTGGGCGTGGAGGCCGTATTAAGGTCGATTCATTTAACCGTGTAGAGGGGATGAATAATGTGTTTGCTATTGGCGACCAATGTATTCAGGTTGCTGATGAAGATTACCCGAACGGACATCCTCAATTAGCGCAAGTGGCTATCCAGCAAGGGGAATTGCTGGCAAAGAATCTAGTACGTATGGAGAAAGGACGGGAGATGAAACCTTTCCATTACCGTAATTTGGGTTCGATGGCGACTGTAGGACGTAATCGTGCCGTGGCAGAGTTTAGTAAAGTAAAGATGCAGGGATGGTTTGCCTGGGTGATGTGGCTGGTTGTTCATCTGCGCTCTATTCTTGGGGTACGCAATAAGGTTATTGTACTCTTGAATTGGGTATGGAATTATTTCACTTACGATCAGTCTATGCGTATGATTGTCTATGCCCGTAAAGCAAAAGAGATTCGTGATCGTGAAAAGGTGGAGGAAACTACCCATTGGGGGAAAGAACTGGTACAAGAGGAAAAGAACCCCTCAATTACATCATCATCCAAGTAG
- a CDS encoding efflux RND transporter periplasmic adaptor subunit, giving the protein MDREIPKEVRQKERNKKIIRYSSIGVASIIAIGVLISVLRAGVEAKDLVFSTVDKGVIEVSVSASGKVVPAFEEIINSPINSRIIEVYKKGGDSVDVGTPILKLDLQSTEIEYKKLLDEEQMRQYKLDQLRVNNQTKLSDMAMQIKVSAMKLSRMKVELRNEHYLDSLGAGTTDKVRQAELSYNVAQLEYEQLQQQYKNEKEVAAAELKVQELDFNIFRKSLSEKKRTLDDAQIRSPRKAILTYINNQIGAQISEGGQVAIISDLSHFKVEGEIADTYGDRVAAGGKAIVKIGSDKLEGTVSSVTPLSKNGVISFTVQLKEDNHRRLRSGLKTDVYVMNAVKEDVMRIANGSFYVGRGEYELFVCNSDNELVKRKIQLGDSNFEYVEVLSGLQPGDKVVVSDMSAYKNKNKLKIK; this is encoded by the coding sequence ATGGACAGAGAAATTCCTAAAGAGGTACGTCAAAAAGAACGTAATAAGAAGATAATTCGTTATTCATCCATTGGAGTGGCAAGTATTATTGCCATCGGTGTACTTATATCTGTATTAAGGGCAGGAGTGGAGGCAAAGGATCTTGTCTTTTCCACAGTCGATAAAGGGGTGATTGAGGTAAGTGTCAGTGCTTCCGGTAAGGTTGTCCCTGCTTTTGAAGAAATTATCAATTCTCCGATCAACAGTCGTATTATTGAAGTCTATAAAAAAGGGGGAGATAGCGTAGACGTAGGTACTCCGATTCTGAAACTGGACCTTCAGAGTACGGAAATTGAATATAAGAAGTTGCTGGACGAGGAACAAATGCGCCAGTATAAGCTTGATCAGCTTCGCGTCAATAATCAGACGAAACTTTCCGATATGGCAATGCAGATTAAAGTGTCGGCAATGAAATTGAGTCGGATGAAAGTGGAGTTGAGAAATGAACACTATCTGGACAGCCTCGGTGCAGGAACAACAGATAAAGTACGCCAGGCCGAATTGAGCTATAATGTGGCTCAATTAGAGTACGAACAACTTCAGCAACAATATAAAAATGAGAAGGAAGTAGCTGCTGCCGAATTGAAAGTTCAGGAGCTTGATTTTAATATCTTTCGCAAGAGCCTTTCCGAAAAGAAACGTACGTTGGATGATGCACAAATCCGTTCCCCGCGTAAAGCTATTCTTACCTATATTAATAACCAAATTGGTGCACAGATTTCCGAAGGCGGACAGGTAGCTATCATTTCTGATTTGAGCCATTTTAAAGTGGAAGGCGAGATTGCGGATACGTACGGTGATCGTGTAGCAGCCGGAGGAAAAGCAATTGTTAAGATAGGGAGCGACAAACTGGAAGGGACAGTTAGCAGTGTTACACCACTATCCAAGAATGGTGTGATATCATTTACCGTTCAGTTGAAAGAAGATAATCACCGCCGCTTACGTTCCGGACTAAAGACAGATGTTTATGTGATGAATGCTGTGAAGGAAGATGTAATGCGCATAGCCAATGGCTCTTTCTATGTGGGACGCGGTGAATATGAACTTTTTGTCTGCAATTCGGATAATGAACTGGTAAAACGTAAAATACAGTTAGGAGATTCTAATTTTGAATATGTAGAAGTGTTGAGCGGATTGCAACCGGGTGATAAAGTAGTAGTAAGCGATATGAGTGCTTATAAGAACAAGAATAAGTTGAAAATTAAATAA
- a CDS encoding GIN domain-containing protein, with protein MTKNIFIVAIAVLLSVAFCSLSAQNVSKDYNVDEFSAINLQSVGNIIFTQSAGCSCRLEGPSEFVEKTRVTVKNGTLVISYKDRNARNIKNLICYITAPDLSKVKIDGVGNFDAKEELKLKNIAFELDGVGNCNVKSLYCDELKLDVDGVGNMKLNVDCSTIKAKVDGVGNITVSGKADAAFFKRDGVGKINSKNLKCKDVTKKGWNI; from the coding sequence ATGACAAAGAATATTTTCATCGTTGCGATAGCTGTCCTGTTAAGTGTTGCTTTCTGTTCGCTATCGGCACAAAATGTGAGTAAAGATTATAATGTAGACGAGTTTTCTGCCATAAACCTGCAATCTGTCGGGAATATTATTTTTACTCAATCGGCAGGATGCTCCTGCCGTTTGGAAGGTCCTTCTGAATTTGTAGAAAAAACAAGGGTGACAGTGAAAAACGGAACTTTGGTTATCTCGTATAAAGATAGGAATGCGAGGAATATCAAGAACCTTATTTGCTATATTACTGCTCCCGATTTGAGTAAAGTGAAAATTGATGGAGTAGGGAACTTCGATGCAAAAGAAGAACTAAAACTTAAAAATATAGCTTTCGAACTTGATGGAGTAGGCAACTGTAACGTGAAAAGTCTATATTGCGATGAGTTGAAACTAGATGTTGACGGAGTAGGCAATATGAAGTTGAATGTTGATTGCAGCACTATCAAAGCTAAAGTGGATGGAGTAGGAAATATCACTGTATCCGGTAAAGCGGATGCAGCTTTCTTTAAGCGGGATGGCGTTGGTAAAATCAACTCCAAAAACCTGAAGTGTAAAGACGTAACAAAGAAAGGTTGGAATATCTAA